A window of Campylobacter concisus genomic DNA:
GTGTCGTTTGATACTTTTTGACCATTTTCAAGGTTAATGATGCCTATCCAGACACGTTGTTTTGGTGTAATAACCGCCTCATTTAGTGGCTTTGTAATGTTTTGCTCTATCTTAGGAGCTGACTGAGCTGCCATGCTTGGCTTCACAGCATTTTGCTCCATGTTTGCAGGACTTGTTGTCACATTTTGCTCAACTGGAGCTGAAATTTTCACACTTGATACATTTGCTTCTATTTTAGGGCTATTTTGAGAGATGGTGATATTTGTATCGATGATATTTTTCTTCACCTCATTTACTATGCTTGACTGCGAATAGCTCACGCTTTTATTCTCATCATTTAAAAACGATAAAAAATTCTCGATATATTTGTAAGCATCAAAATGATATGCCACGCCAGCGATAATAGCTAAAATGATAAGCCAAAATAAAAATCCAACACCGCCGCTACCGCTTTGTCTTTGCATAGTAATATCTTTTGGAGTGTAAGAAGAAATTTTTGGAGTAACTTTAGTTTTGTGACTCTCATCAGGGGTATTTTCTTGCATAAAGGCATCATATTCAGCGAGCAATTCGCTCAAATCAACATCATATTCACGTTGCAAAATCTTGGCATAGCCTCTAATGTTTAAACGTGATAATTTTTCAAAATTTTTATCAAAAATATATTGTAAAAATGTAGGCTCAATATGCGTTTTACGTGAAATTTCCTTTATACCTATCTCTTTTAAATTCTCTAATTCATTCATCTATCATCCTGTCACAAATTATTGCAAAAGCTGCACTTACATTTAAGGAGTCCCAGCCCTCTTTTAACTTTATACCAATACACTCATCACACTTTGCTAGAGCCTTTTGCGGTATGCCTTCGCCCTCTGAGCCCATCACCAAAGCTCTTTTACCAGCAAACCTCATCTCTTTTACGTTTTTGCCATTACTTGCTGTTGCATAAATTTTAAAACCAAATTGCTTTAGTTCATTTAACAAACTAAGCCCGTCTTCAAAAATCGCTATTGGTATCTCATAAGCAGCGCCACTACTTGATCTTAAAACGCCTTGCATATTTATACTTTTTGCCACTATCACAAGACCTTCGCAGCCTAGAGCATAAGCACTTCTAGCGATAGCACCGATATTGCCAACATCGCTTATACCATAAAGAATAACGATAAAATTTAGCTTTTTAAGCTCAGCAATGTCTGAAAATTCAAACTCACTAACATTCGCTAAAAAACCTTGATGGTTTCCACCGCGAGCTAAAGACTGTGCTTTTTGATTATCCACGCGGATGATTTTTTTGCCTGTGCCACAAATTTTAGAGAAGAGTTTTTTGTCACACTCTTTTGAGAGATATATCTCTTCTAATATCTGTGGTCGCTTGTTCAAAATATGTAAAAATAGTTGTTTTCCGTATATTATCATGGTAACTTATGGTAGCTAAAGTCAATTAAAATTTAACTTATTTTTGTATGTAACTAGAGTAAATTTTACACTTTCGTTTAGTATCACTTAGTAGTTTCATAGCCCATAATTTAAGCTTTCGTAAGTTCATCATATATCTTTTTTACATCTTCTCCAGTTATTTTGTTAAGCAATTTTGCTTTTACTTTTGGAGCAAGATCAAGCGAAAGTATCTCATCTTTTGTAATATTTTGAGTGGCTGTTTTGTCACTCTTTGAGATGACAACCACCCACTCTCCACTTAAATTTGCTTTTTCTAAAATTTGAACTAAATTTTGAGCCTTTTCTTTAAATTTAGTCTCAAATTTTTTAGTGGCCTCTTTTATGGCAAAAATTTCTCTCTCAGGCTCTAGATTTGCGATGCTTTGTACTAAGCCTAGTATGCGTTTTGGGCTTTCGTAAATAACGGCCGGATAAGCTAAATTTAGAGCATTTTGTATAGCTAAAGCTCTGTCTCTGCCAGTATTTGGTAAAAAGCCTAAGAAAACAAATTCTTTATCGCAAAGCCCGCTTGCGACTACGCTTAAAAGTGCGGCGTTTGCTCCGCTTAAAATTTCATATTCAATGTTATTTGTTTGAGCATATCTTACTAGACTTACTCCAGGATCGCTGATACCTGGCATGCCAGCATCACTCATATAGGCCACATTTTTGCTAAAAAAATCATCACTTAAATTTATGAAAAAGTCATCTTCGTTATGAGTGTGAAGTGGGATAAATTTTGAGATATTTATACCCGCATCAAAGCGTTCGTTTAGCAGATTTACAAGGCTTTTGCAAACTCTTGTATCTTCGCAGATGGCTATCTCGCATTCACGCAAAATTCTAATCGCACGAAGCGAGATATCTTCTAAATTTCCTATTGGAGTAGGAATAAAGTAGAGCAAGGCTTATTTTTGAGCGTATTTTTTCTTAAATTTCTCAACACGGCCAGCACTGTCAACTATCTTTTCGCTGCCTGTGAAAAATGGGTGGCACTTGTCGCAAATGTCAATTCTGATCTCGCTTTTGTTTGACTTTGTTTTAAAAGTGTTTCCGCAAGCACAAGTTACAGTGCAATCTACGTATTCTGGATGGATATCTTTTTTCATCATTTTTCCTTTATTATTTTTGGGCTAATTATCTACATTAAAAGTTGCTGATTATATAAAAAGAAATCTAAAAATCAAATAAATTAAGCTAGGAATTTTGCCGCTACTGATATAACCGCGGTCTGTGATCTTAAGATATTTTTTGTATTTAGGCCGTAGCTATTTTTAAATTTAGCCGTCTCTTCCTCACTAAATCCACCCTCTGGACCGATTATTAAAAGCTCGTCATCTTTTTTTTCATTTAAGCTTTTACCACCAAAATTTATAGCTGAGACATTTTTATAAACGCTCATTAGCTCGTCCAAATTTTTATAAATTTCAAACTCCATTAATGAAGTTCGTCCGCACTGCTCGCAAGAGAGAGCATTTATGTAGTTTAGCCTTTCAATATCTATCTTAAAATTTGCTTGAGAAAATTTAGTATAGACAAAAGCTATTTTACCAACGCCAAGTTCATTTAAAAATGGCAATGTCTTTTCTATCGTCTTTGGATCGACGATAGCCCAAGCGATCGTAAAGTCGAATTTTTGCTCGCCATTTGAGCTGGCAAAGACAAGACTTAAGCTCGCACTTCGCCTATCAATCTCATCAATTTCATAAATATACTCTTTAAAGTCTCGTAAATTTCTAACACTTATTCGCTCACCAGCTTGCATTCTTCTAGCTTTTAGGTGCAAAAAAGCTTCATTTACTATCTTTAAGCTTTCATTACCTGCATTTTTATCATATAAAAATTTCATCTAAATCCCTGCAACTACAACTAAAACAAGATCACAAAATCCCTTAATAAGGGCAAATTTTTTAAATTTTTCTAAATCGCCATTAGCTGCATAAATTTTTAATCTTTTAAAACCTATGGCACTAAGTGCGATTAAAATTATTAAGATAATTAACATTTTTATGGCATTAAATTTAAACTCATATCCGTAATACGCCCATAAAATAAGTCCGGTTAGCACAAGAAAACTAAGTAGCATATGATAAATCGGTAAAAAATATCTTATACGAAGTACATAGTTTTTACTATTGCTACTAAACTGAGTAAGTATTAAATAAAGTATATTACAGGCAACTAGTGCATAAAAAAATATCACATGAAAAGGCAAAGTGTATGCAAAAAGCGAGGAGAGATGTTCGTTCATTTCTTATCTTTAGGAGACTCGTTCTCTTCGACGACTGGCTCAGGTGGGAGTTGTTCATCGATTGTGACATTTGCGTCTGGTTGAGCTATAGTCACGTCACTCGGTACTGGCTCGCTAACATCGTTTTTAGCCTCATCTTTATCTCCACAACCCGCAAATAGACCAGCTATAAATAAAAAAGAAGTTATAATTTTTTTCATCAAACGTCCTTTGGAATTTCTATTTTTAACCTATTTTTCATCTTCTCGAATAAATTTTTATCTTCCCACTCTTCTATGATAGCGTCTGAAAATTTGATCTCATCTAGCTTTATCTCGCCCATTTGCGCATTTACGGAGTCCTCTTTAAAGCACTGTGCATAGCCTGTATCAGTCTCATGCACGATAATGCTATGAAGCTTCACTTCACGCTCACCGTTATTCATCACGCTAAGTTCAAGCAGTCTTTCTATTAGTACAAAAAATATGCGGCAAAACTGCTCTGCACTTGGATTTAGCGGAATCTCGATCCATCTTGCCGAGTGCTTTTTTAGATCATTTTTATACTCGTCATTATCGCCTGAAAATATTGTTGTAGCGTGATCAAAACTATCGATGATCGTTTTTATATTTTGCTTCATCAAGCCAAAATCATAAACCATGCCGGCGTTATCAAGAAAATTTGAGCTAAGTAAAATTTCAGCCACATAGCTGTGCCCGTGGATGCTAGTCCTACAACGCTTTGAGCTACAAAATCTCACAATATGTGCATTTTCAAATCTAAAAAGCTTTCTAATAATCATCAAACACCTTCTTTATCGCCCCAAAGCCTGATGTGGATACGCTCTGAATAATTAAATCCATGCTTTATGGCAAATTCTGCTGTTTTTAAAGCATTTTCGTTTAGCTCAGCTCTATTTGCTCCTATTGCCATACACCAAACTGGCAAATCCACTCTATTTTTTATATTTATAATCTCGTCCAACTCGCTTTTGTCAAAGTGCGAGAGGACAAATTTTAAAAAGCTGCTTCTTGCATTATTTTTAATAGCCAAAATAGCATCTAAATTTATGCGTTTTTGCTCGCTAACTCCGCTATTTACTAGCTTTACACCAAGTGCAAAGTGGCATTTTTTATAAATTTCATATTTAGCAAAATTAATTAAGATAGTGCCATTTGTCTCAAAATGCACTTCATAATCTTCAAGCAATTTCTTTACCAAATTTATAAAATTTTCATTTTCATGCCAGATGAGCGGCTCGCCACCGGTTAAAACAATGATCGGTTTTTGCATTAAGCCTTTGCATAGGTTGTCAACTATGCCTAAAATTTCATCTACACTGTAAATTTTATAATTAAAATGCCCTTTAAAAACAGCCCTTATGCTATCACATCCTAGTAAGCTTTCGCCAGTTTTTAAAGATTTTGTTTGCACGCCAAAGCCAGAGCAGTTTAAGTTGCAGCCTAAAAAGCGTAAAAATATGGCGAGTCTGCCTTGGTAAGCTCCCTCGCCTTGAATGCTTAAAAACGCTTCAACTAGCTCTAGCTCTTTGCTCATCAACCACCAGTTTGATAAAAGGCACGCGAAGAGGTTTCATTGTTAGCACCTATCGCCCATTTGTTCTCTTTTGGTTTGTTTGCTAGCACTTGCCTTAAAATTTCACTTGCAGCTACGATATCACCTTTTTCAACCGCTTTTTTGATGCTAAGAGCTTCTTCAAAGTAAAGGCAAGGTATCAAAAGTCCTTCAGCACTTAGCCTGATACGGTTGCAACTCTCGCAAAAGTCGTGCTTATGCGGATCAATGATCCCAAATTTATAACCATCATCAAGCCTATAAATAGACGCAGGCGCATTTGGTAGTTTTCCATCTTTCGTGACATTATATTTTTGTGAGATGATTTTTAAAATTTCATCGCTACTTAGCCCTTTTAGATCATCTTTAGCGTGTGAATTTTCCATATACTCAATAAATCTGATCTGAGAATCTCTAAATTTAGCAAACTCGAGCAAATTTATAAGCTCATCATCATTTACACCTTTTAGTGCGACAGTGTTGATTTTTACCTTTAATCCAGCATCATGAGCTGATTCAAAGCCAGCTAAAACTTCGTGTAAAACGCTTTTTTGTGCGATAAATTTAGCCTTTTGCTCATTTAGTGTATCAAGTGACATATTTATGCGTTTTAGTCCAGCGTCTTTTAGCCTTTTGGCAAAGTGTGAAAGCAT
This region includes:
- a CDS encoding 7-carboxy-7-deazaguanine synthase QueE; its protein translation is MSKELELVEAFLSIQGEGAYQGRLAIFLRFLGCNLNCSGFGVQTKSLKTGESLLGCDSIRAVFKGHFNYKIYSVDEILGIVDNLCKGLMQKPIIVLTGGEPLIWHENENFINLVKKLLEDYEVHFETNGTILINFAKYEIYKKCHFALGVKLVNSGVSEQKRINLDAILAIKNNARSSFLKFVLSHFDKSELDEIINIKNRVDLPVWCMAIGANRAELNENALKTAEFAIKHGFNYSERIHIRLWGDKEGV
- a CDS encoding phosphatidylglycerophosphate synthase, which produces MNELENLKEIGIKEISRKTHIEPTFLQYIFDKNFEKLSRLNIRGYAKILQREYDVDLSELLAEYDAFMQENTPDESHKTKVTPKISSYTPKDITMQRQSGSGGVGFLFWLIILAIIAGVAYHFDAYKYIENFLSFLNDENKSVSYSQSSIVNEVKKNIIDTNITISQNSPKIEANVSSVKISAPVEQNVTTSPANMEQNAVKPSMAAQSAPKIEQNITKPLNEAVITPKQRVWIGIINLENGQKVSNDTSKSININLDQRQLVVCGNGNIELKIGDKVTKYNPSRPARFLVENGEMKFVSYDEFVELNKGKSW
- a CDS encoding 16S rRNA (uracil(1498)-N(3))-methyltransferase, whose translation is MKFLYDKNAGNESLKIVNEAFLHLKARRMQAGERISVRNLRDFKEYIYEIDEIDRRSASLSLVFASSNGEQKFDFTIAWAIVDPKTIEKTLPFLNELGVGKIAFVYTKFSQANFKIDIERLNYINALSCEQCGRTSLMEFEIYKNLDELMSVYKNVSAINFGGKSLNEKKDDELLIIGPEGGFSEEETAKFKNSYGLNTKNILRSQTAVISVAAKFLA
- the rlmB gene encoding 23S rRNA (guanosine(2251)-2'-O)-methyltransferase RlmB, which gives rise to MIIYGKQLFLHILNKRPQILEEIYLSKECDKKLFSKICGTGKKIIRVDNQKAQSLARGGNHQGFLANVSEFEFSDIAELKKLNFIVILYGISDVGNIGAIARSAYALGCEGLVIVAKSINMQGVLRSSSGAAYEIPIAIFEDGLSLLNELKQFGFKIYATASNGKNVKEMRFAGKRALVMGSEGEGIPQKALAKCDECIGIKLKEGWDSLNVSAAFAIICDRMIDE
- a CDS encoding 6-pyruvoyl trahydropterin synthase family protein — translated: MIIRKLFRFENAHIVRFCSSKRCRTSIHGHSYVAEILLSSNFLDNAGMVYDFGLMKQNIKTIIDSFDHATTIFSGDNDEYKNDLKKHSARWIEIPLNPSAEQFCRIFFVLIERLLELSVMNNGEREVKLHSIIVHETDTGYAQCFKEDSVNAQMGEIKLDEIKFSDAIIEEWEDKNLFEKMKNRLKIEIPKDV
- the rsmI gene encoding 16S rRNA (cytidine(1402)-2'-O)-methyltransferase; this translates as MLYFIPTPIGNLEDISLRAIRILRECEIAICEDTRVCKSLVNLLNERFDAGINISKFIPLHTHNEDDFFINLSDDFFSKNVAYMSDAGMPGISDPGVSLVRYAQTNNIEYEILSGANAALLSVVASGLCDKEFVFLGFLPNTGRDRALAIQNALNLAYPAVIYESPKRILGLVQSIANLEPEREIFAIKEATKKFETKFKEKAQNLVQILEKANLSGEWVVVISKSDKTATQNITKDEILSLDLAPKVKAKLLNKITGEDVKKIYDELTKA
- the moaA gene encoding GTP 3',8-cyclase MoaA; this translates as MLIDKYGRVVDYLRISVTQRCNFRCRYCMPTTPFSWTPRENLLTFEELFLFVKVAIDEGIKKIRITGGEPLVRKDLDVFIKMISDYNPDIDLALTTNGYMLSHFAKRLKDAGLKRINMSLDTLNEQKAKFIAQKSVLHEVLAGFESAHDAGLKVKINTVALKGVNDDELINLLEFAKFRDSQIRFIEYMENSHAKDDLKGLSSDEILKIISQKYNVTKDGKLPNAPASIYRLDDGYKFGIIDPHKHDFCESCNRIRLSAEGLLIPCLYFEEALSIKKAVEKGDIVAASEILRQVLANKPKENKWAIGANNETSSRAFYQTGG
- the rpmE gene encoding 50S ribosomal protein L31 gives rise to the protein MKKDIHPEYVDCTVTCACGNTFKTKSNKSEIRIDICDKCHPFFTGSEKIVDSAGRVEKFKKKYAQK